CAGTTCCATCAAAGCCGTTCGGTCGTACATGGACTACGAAGAAGATGTAGTTCGTGCGAAAAGATGGATCGGAAATGACGCAGCATCATTCACGTCGCACTATATCCGATCGGCCGGCTCGTGCCGAGTGGCCCGTCCACGGCTAGCTCTCATCTACCGATGAATCGTCACTTGCGAGCGGTCGGAAAGAATGTCGAACACGTCGCTCATGTCTTGCCGGCTGATGCGTACCGCATTTACGCCCGGCGGCAGGGCATCGTCGGGCACACGCAGGTGCAAATCGCCTCCCAAGCTGATGAACGGCGCTCCGCTTGGGCTGGCGCCCATTTGGCCGGCGGCGAATTTCACCACCGGATAATCGCCATCGGGCTTGGCCAACGGTCCATTCACTTGAACCCTATACCGGCCGGCGTACAGGCCGTCGACAAACAGCGTCAGCCAACCTTGTTGCACATTCAGTTGTGCGCGGAACGGCCCCGGAACCACTTTCAGCTTCTGCCCCGGCATCACGCTGTCCGCGTTTTGCAGGCCGTTAATTTTCGCCAGCAATTGCCACGGCACTTGATACTGCTGTGCAATCGATTCCAGCGAATCGCCCACGCGCACTTCATACGGCGGCGTCAACCAGGCATCGCGAGAATATATCACTGTGCCCGCCAACTGACCCAACAACTCCACTAAATGTGGCTGATCTTCCGGCGGCACAATGGGTTGATCGTACCACCGCGAAAGTTCCCGCAGCGCTTCAACCAACTGACCCCGGTTTAAATACGTGAGGACCGTGCGTTTGGAGGCGTCGTAATCGTGCCGGGCTTGTGCGTCAGTGGCCGGATTGGCTTGCGTTTGGTTGGGTGCAGTAAAGTTCGACGTTGCGGCCGGCATGCCTCCGGCTGGCATCCCACTAGCTGGCGGTTGCGCGGCCGTTGGCGGTGATCCTTCACTGGGCGAAAGAACCGCGCTGGGCTGGGCCGTCCCAGCCGCCGGCAAACTTTCCGCTGCGGAAGGCGCCCCGGCCTGCTGTGGTATGTCGACCAATGGAGGCGGCGCCGATGACGAATGCGCTGCGGCAGCCGTTTGCCCGCCGCTGGAACCAATACCGAAGGGCAGATTGCTTACGGCGCTGGCCATCGGATTGTTCCCTATGCCCGGTGCGGGCGAGTTGCCGTTTGCGGCCGGCGCGGCATTGATGGCACTTACGCCGCTTGAAATTTGGCCTTGCCACGGGTTAGCCGTGGTCGACATGCCCGACGCCATTCCTCCGCCAGTAGAATTGCCGACCGAGCCGGCAGAATTGGCGTCGGGTTCGCGCGGAGCGCCCGCATCCATGCCCGTCGGCTTGTTCCAAGGCGAATCGACGGGCGAAGCTTCCGGCGGGGGCACGTGAT
This sequence is a window from Pirellulales bacterium. Protein-coding genes within it:
- a CDS encoding LysM peptidoglycan-binding domain-containing protein yields the protein MESLKPMLLCIVLGGVGYGVYVALNHVPPPEASPVDSPWNKPTGMDAGAPREPDANSAGSVGNSTGGGMASGMSTTANPWQGQISSGVSAINAAPAANGNSPAPGIGNNPMASAVSNLPFGIGSSGGQTAAAAHSSSAPPPLVDIPQQAGAPSAAESLPAAGTAQPSAVLSPSEGSPPTAAQPPASGMPAGGMPAATSNFTAPNQTQANPATDAQARHDYDASKRTVLTYLNRGQLVEALRELSRWYDQPIVPPEDQPHLVELLGQLAGTVIYSRDAWLTPPYEVRVGDSLESIAQQYQVPWQLLAKINGLQNADSVMPGQKLKVVPGPFRAQLNVQQGWLTLFVDGLYAGRYRVQVNGPLAKPDGDYPVVKFAAGQMGASPSGAPFISLGGDLHLRVPDDALPPGVNAVRISRQDMSDVFDILSDRSQVTIHR